The genomic DNA tatttctgtaCTTAGCACGTAAAATGTCGTCAAatggtcaaattttttatactaattATTTAATCCTGTGATAATAACTagcaataataaatatgttttattgatttgatgttcatttcaattataaaaactttccaataaataaaattctatgCAAACAAAGGATTCCTCAATACATATACTAGATCAGAATTTATAGTCAGGTTACATGTTCAGGAGAATCATCTATTGATGtgatttaattaataaatagcTTTCCCTGAAACTGTGTTCAACATAAAAACTGGCTATAAAAACCGATCCTAATATGTTTATTTTCTAAAAGTAtagcataaaattatacagccaaatttcaaaaacttcgCTGCTGACTGATCAATTTTCCATCGAaacagaaatatattttcattttacttaaTTATAATGTATTTGATTAAAACATAGTTTTGAGAAGTGAagccaatttgaaaaaatatgtccGAACTACCTTGCGTTAAATATAAGAATACCAATTTCAATAGTAATTACACATATTCTATACGAGTAAAACGCCAGAGGCAATGCTGGttatatagtatgtataatatgtacaaatTAAACAAAGCCATCAATTACTTTGTATGTCAATACTCGCCTTTGCAATAACTTAcggtatttttaaaaaatatgtctgCTGAATTCGAAGTGGGACGTTCTTTCGTATATTCAATCACGTTCATATCGGAATATTTTCTGCACACTGGTCTCATGCATAAAATTGACTGTACCAGAATCGTGTTAAAGATAAATcataagtgaaaaaatctatacGAGCCAAACAGTAATTCTATTATACATGAAATAGAAACGCAGCTTTACGCCTTCAGTTGGGTATATTTCTGCGAATGATGAGCGTTTTCCATGTCGAGTTGCTTTATTCTAGCATAGCCGGCACTGCCGCCTAACACAATAAAATTACTCAACCACCACAATAACGGTTTATGTTCGTTGAACCAATAAGTGGCCATCACTGTTTGCGCGCAAGCCTTTGCCGTCCCACTGATATTGTGTGTCAATGGTGAAGTAACTTTTATTTGTAGGACAGTAACAGAGCCAATAGCAAAGCCACAAAGGCCTCCGATAACCATTGCTGCCCAAAAAAAGGGTTCAGAGAATTTACTGTAATTGAAAACGACACTAAATTCTCCATTGACTAGCATTAATGGTAGGAAAAGGAAGACACTGTAAACATTATTGTAGTACGAGAGTAGCCAAACTTCTTGATTCACTAGTGGCAACACTCTTTTtgtgtaaattgaataaagcGATAGTGACAGAGATCCAAGAACACCGAATATCGTTCCAATAACTGATAAGGAGCCTGCCACATTTTCTTGATCGACGCCGAGCCAGAATCCTCCAATGATTATGCCGCAGCACATTATACACCCAAAAGATGTTTTCTGTCctgtttataaaataatgttcAATTAATTAgtatattattcaattttcatctgaTGTTGTATTCCAAGATTCAagtatatcaatattttctcTACCATATTGAACCgtcatgaaaattattgagtACGAAGCGAAATCTGGTCGAGATGTTAATAAAAGTTACATTAGGAGATTTGTACTAGTTTCATCATATTgagtgtttgaaaattctatgaTCAATTAAAGAAAACTTGCTTATTCCTAATATATTTACCTAGTATTGAATAGGATAGAATGACATTGAACACTGTAGTCAATGATCGCCCTACGTAGTAGAATGCTACGCCAACATATTTCAGGCACAGATTGTTACTGGCTATCATAAAGGTGAATAGCACTGATAACGGCAGGACCTAGAGAATAATGTGTTAGTATTCAGTAGACATTGTTTTGATACAAATTTAATTTGTACAGTAATTAGTAGACTATAAACATTTTCGgatatatttgtttttgtaatGTTACGACTATCTAATGTTTCTGGGTTTCTCAAAAGAAACAGCATCTCCAGCAAAATTCAGTTGTAAATGTCTAGGatttccagcatttttcacatttgttAATTCACCTTTTCAAGATActttatattcaataaatgGAATTTAACTACTTATAACTTCCAGCTCAGAAATAGgagaatatttaaaatgattgaaaaaaatagttaccaaTGTGGGGGactcaaataaaatttatagataTGATAAGGCCGgcaaacattttcaatttatgcTGTACATTTATGTGCTGAACAATGTGTGTATGCTTGTGACTCTTATCAGTTATTGGATAGAGTTATTAAATTACATTCTTTTGACAATGTGATCATTGGTCAATCTGAACGGATTAGTTGCTTATATTTCTGTTACCACGAGTTGAAGGAAATGGCAAGTgatcataattttttggatcagtgatcaaaatttcaatagaaTAGACCTAAATCTTCTAAGAATAGTGATAATTctgtgatatttttattctaggtAATGGACAGCATACggcatgaaatttttcaatatgctAAGGATAATGAAATTGATCTTTACATGTGACGaaaggggtaaaaaaaaaaaaactaccttCTTCACAACATCCATGCAGTAAGGATGTCCTTCGGGAAAACTGATCCTATGAGGAAATAATTTGGATAGCCTGCTCCAAGTGGTGCAAATTAATGCACTGACTACGCATTGAAACCAAGTAACAAATAGTGGCGCATCTAAATTGACTTCGTCACCAGAGAGGAGAGCCTTATTAACGAAAACAGTTAAAATggaaacgatcctgaaatgaagtaataaaaattgtactaagtaaaatttgagaaaatcttttttatcgTCATACTTATTGGTAATGCAATTAAATAGTAAGACAAGTTGTGATAAAGTTGATTTTATTCTCAATCATCTACCATGGTGCGCCAAGTCGGCCAAGAAAACATCAGAGCTTAAATCGTtcataaaaagaaatatcgtGAATATACCCatttagaataataataacataacCTAACTGACCAGTAAGTTGCAACGACAAGGGCGATGTGGATGTATTGGGACACGAGACCAGGCTCCATTATCATTTTagaaaatgtaattaaaaactAATGTTATAGTCTCCTCTTCACGCTAATGCTTGATAAGAATTTTGTGACAGGTGGCATTTTTTGCTTGCTGGCGCCGACCGGATAGGACACGAATCAAACGGGTGCTTCAACCGAACCCCCGCAAAGTCCCTTCTATCTAAAATTCAAATCTAATAACAGTGTGGTGTTTCAGAATCTAAGTGTTATTACTAGATAAGATGTTCAGACGATTTATCGTCGAATCAGCATttgttcgtaatttttctacaaTGCTAATGTAAGTGCTTCTACAGCGCGTATTTCGGTGTTTCTcctagttattatttttctatcatcACAGCAGTTTCGCATGGCGTAAAATAATATCCAGAACCGAGAGAGACAgctcatgaaatttttaacagagCAACAGAGACGCGAAATCTCAGCTGATTtccaaacaaaacaaaaccgGTGACGATGCGACACGTGTGACATGGGCCATTCTTTTAAATCATAGAACTAGTTCTATGTTTTAAATTCATACGATCTACATCCAAATTCATACAAACCGCgcaattttaaattataatagGAAAAATGTTGCCCGAAatagaagataaaataaaaagattctGTAACGTGCTTTCCCAAGAATCTAGAGGTATTATACAAATGCACGATGATGACCATAACCACGATCAACAGCACGAGGATAAACAACTTATCCttgcacattttttgaaacatttaCTGCTGAAAGTAGGGAACAGGATTTTGTGGATTGTTTTATACTTTCTAGTTCCACGAATTCAGTTGAGCCTTTTGTCAATTCTTTgcgtttttcatcaaattttactACGATAAGAGATAAGAATATATACTTATCGTTTTACCTTTCGTCTTGGCATTGTACAATTATACATGGACCTTTGTGATCCTACTTTCACATACAAtaaatgatttcatttttctcctaACAACGGGAATAGCACATTTTGGAATTTATAGGTGTTTACTTAGAGCTAGTGATAAGTAATACGTTTTGACAAAAACTTTATCACAGTCAtacatttttggaaaaatactGCATACACTCTtggataaattataattacacattttattttccagaaCTTTACTTGACTAACAACGTATCCGAAGTTGAAAGTTCAATTTCTCCGCTCGTTTTCCATCGACAATATGTATCCAAAAATTTACCACTGCTTATAAGAGGCGGAGTAAGCCATTGGCCAGCGATTGATAAATGGAATATACCATACTTCCGCAAGACACTTGGCAATAAAATGGTATCGGTTGCTGTAACGCCAAACGGATATGCCGATGCAATTGCAGTAAAAGAGTCAGAAGATCAAACTGGAAAAAAAGAGTATTTTGTTATGCCGGAGGAGCGGCTTGTCCCAATGTCCACGTTTTTGGATGCGTTGGAAAGTCCCACTGAGGGAAATGTTTATTATATCCAAAAACAAAACTCTAACTTCAAGGAAGACTTCTCTGAATTGTGGTCCGATGCTGGAACTGACATTTCATGGGCTACTGAGACTTTTGGAAAAAATCCAGATGCCGTGAATTTTTGGATGGGGGATCAGAGAGCTGTTACATCAAGTAATATTGCTTAGGTCTTATAAGTTGATAGGGGAGAAAGAATTTCTACAAAACGTATTTCTGAGAACCTTGTTAAGATAGAGGTTTCTGTAGAATGTCAAGCAGCAGCGTGATATCCCTAAAGCCATAGACTAAGgtaaaaataatcagtttttatgGTGTTGTAAATTCGTAATCGATAACACTATTTTCTACAGTGCACAAAGATCCatacgaaaatatttactgcGTCATAGCAGGGGAAAAGGATTTTGTGCTACATCCACCCACAGATTTACCATGGATTCCTTACAAGAATTATCCACCTGCGAATTACCGGGAAATAAAACCAGGGGAATGGCTGATTGACCCGATCATTACGGAGTCAACAAGGGATGAATTCtcagaagaaagaaatgattttcagtcGGATTTTAACACAATACCTTGGATATCGATTGATCCCTTAAACCCAGATTATGAAAGGTGAGTGacgtaatatttaaaaaatatttatcaaattttgaaaccacaaatttcattattgaATGTATTGAGTTTATATTGATTCAATAAAGTGCTATGTATAAATACGGCTCATATCTTCGATGAATGAGTTTTGAAGAACACAGCAAGCGAtgcttgaataaatattatctatACAGTATCTGTACAACATTGATAGCTCAGTCAGAATCAGTTATCAGTTGGTTCTCAGTTTGCTTtattaaaatgattaaatatttCCAATTGCAGATACCCAGCTTATAGGAATGCAAATACACTCCGAGTAAGAGTGTGTGAAGGTGATGTCTTATATTTGCCTTCGCTATGGTTTCACCATGTCACACAGTCACATGCATGTATTGCACTGAATTACTGGTACGATATGGAGTATGACATAAAGTACGCTTACTACAAAGCTTTGGAGGTCTTGTGTAAATAGACGAGTGGAGTTAAGGAATTAAATCACATCGTTTGCGTAGTATACTGTTTCGAACAGTTACGTCCAGTTGTGTtcgtagagaaaaaaacaacgacaaaaaaataggtaaataatagaaaaaactcAGCCTTTTGTAAATATGTAGAATTTGCTGgttcttaaaaatttgtagaatttgagggtgaaaaaaaccaATGCTTTAATATTTCTAATGTGGTGATACATGTACTGAAACTAGATTATTTACTGGTAAATCCGCCTGTGCATCGGCAACTTAAAGTCAGTGCTTTTTATTGGCATTTTTTCTGGTCCCATACCCCTCGCACATAAAAAGCAATTGCTGTTTCAAAGATGGGTCTTGATGTATTTTTACTTATATGGTTAtggtaaaaatatatgtattgatttttacgaaataacCGTCGATAAAAAGATAATTCTTCGAGATCGCGCTTTATTTTAT from Diprion similis isolate iyDipSimi1 chromosome 2, iyDipSimi1.1, whole genome shotgun sequence includes the following:
- the LOC124416024 gene encoding GDP-fucose transporter 1, with the protein product MIMEPGLVSQYIHIALVVATYWIVSILTVFVNKALLSGDEVNLDAPLFVTWFQCVVSALICTTWSRLSKLFPHRISFPEGHPYCMDVVKKVLPLSVLFTFMIASNNLCLKYVGVAFYYVGRSLTTVFNVILSYSILGQKTSFGCIMCCGIIIGGFWLGVDQENVAGSLSVIGTIFGVLGSLSLSLYSIYTKRVLPLVNQEVWLLSYYNNVYSVFLFLPLMLVNGEFSVVFNYSKFSEPFFWAAMVIGGLCGFAIGSVTVLQIKVTSPLTHNISGTAKACAQTVMATYWFNEHKPLLWWLSNFIVLGGSAGYARIKQLDMENAHHSQKYTQLKA
- the LOC124412051 gene encoding bifunctional peptidase and (3S)-lysyl hydroxylase Jmjd7 → MLPEIEDKIKRFCNVLSQESRELYLTNNVSEVESSISPLVFHRQYVSKNLPLLIRGGVSHWPAIDKWNIPYFRKTLGNKMVSVAVTPNGYADAIAVKESEDQTGKKEYFVMPEERLVPMSTFLDALESPTEGNVYYIQKQNSNFKEDFSELWSDAGTDISWATETFGKNPDAVNFWMGDQRAVTSMHKDPYENIYCVIAGEKDFVLHPPTDLPWIPYKNYPPANYREIKPGEWLIDPIITESTRDEFSEERNDFQSDFNTIPWISIDPLNPDYERYPAYRNANTLRVRVCEGDVLYLPSLWFHHVTQSHACIALNYWYDMEYDIKYAYYKALEVLCK